The following DNA comes from Enterocloster bolteae.
ATGCCCTGTCAGGTATCGAACAGCTGAAGAACAGTGTCGATACCTTAATTGTGATTCCCAATGACAGGCTTCTTGAGATTGTGGACAGGCGTACCACCATGCCGGATGCACTTAAGAAAGCAGATGAGGTGCTTCAGCAGGCTGTTCAGGGCATTACGGATCTGATTAATGTTCCGGGTCTCATTAACCTGGATTTTGCTGATGTCCAGACCGTCATGATTGACAAGGGCATTGCGCATATCGGTATCGGCAAGGCCAAGGGAGATGATAAGGCCATTGAGGCGGTTAAGCAGGCTGTATCCAGTCCTCTGTTAGAGACTACCATTGAAGGCGCCAGCCATGTCATCATCAATATTTCCGGCGATATCAGCCTGATTGAGGCCAATGAGGCTGCCAGCTATGTTCAGGAACTGGCCGGTGATGAAGCTAACATTATCTTCGGCGCCATGTTTGATGAGAACGCTCAGGATGAGGCTACCATCACTGTTATTGCCACTGGTTTGGACGAGCATGGAGCCAATGCTTCCGTGGCAAAGGCCATGACTGGTTTTACCAGTTTTAAGACAAAGGTACCGGCAGCAGGAGCGCCCGCCGGACAGCAGGCACATGCGGCAGCACCTGAGGCAGCAGCAACAGCGTCTGCACCTTATACCAGCAGACCGGCATCCCAGGGATATTCGACCCACGGCTATAATCCGGCCGGAGGTAGCCAGGGATACACAGCGCCCAAGTATAACCCGAACCAGGGATATTCCGCAGGCGGCAGCCAGAATGCCGGCCAGAATCCTACCCCTGCTCCAAGCCAGCCTTTCAGACCGGCTACCAATAAGGAGATGCAGATTAATATTCCGGATTTCCTGAAGAATAAGAGATAAGTTTCAACCAGATTTGTATATGTTCCGGCTGCCATGAGGCAGCCGGTTTTTTGCTTTTAGTTATCCCTAATAAAAAAGAATGCCGGGACGGTATCTGCTAAAGTACGTTCCAACATTCATCATAGATTTATTTCTTTGTTATTCTTTGCTCTTTTCCTGCAAATCCAGCAGCAGGGCCACCAAATCATCCACTGCTTTTTTTGACCGTTCATTGAGCCTGCCATAGGAGACCATGAGGTCATTGCCAGACCCAGGGTCCGGCCGGCATGTGTTCTGAACAGGCTCTGTCTCCAGAAGGAAGCTGCCGGTAGTGTTCAGAATCCGGGCCAGCTGCTTCAGTTTAGCCACATCCGGCTGTCGTTTGCCTGTTTCGTATCCGCAGTAGGTGCTGGCTGTCAGGCCTAAGGCGTCCGCTACCTGCTGCTGCGTATACCCCATGGAAACCCTGGCTTTTTTCAGTTGTTCGGAAAATCCCATTATCACACCTCATTTCCGGGCCAACCTCTGGTTGGCGTATTGTCAATTTGTTGATAAAATACATTGACATACTGGCAATTCGCTGATATTATAAATATATATATTGGCAATACGCCAATATATAACAATACGCCACAGGATGGCAGTCTACTGCCGCTTGCCCAGACGCAGTTTCAGCGCTTTGACCGTGTCCAAAAGGAATAGCTGTTCATCCTCTGAGAGTTCCTTGGCAATATCATAGAGTTCCTCCAGCAGTTTTGCGCTTTGAAAGGCCTGGTTTCCGGATTCCATGTCTCCTGTGCCGTCGGTGAGCCATTCTTTATTAATGTTCAGTATCTGGCAGACTGCATTGATGACAATGGCCTGCGGTTCTGTCTTGTTTTTTTCCAGGTTGAAGATGACACCTCTGGATACGCCGATGGTCTGGGCAAGAGAATCCTGGGTATATCCCTTTTGTTTCCGCGCATAGTTGAGTCGTTCTCCCAATGTATTCATTTTTATCACCCCCGCAATCAGTATACAATGAGCAAAATTCATTGTCAATGATTTTTTGGCCGCTTAAGTGCAGGAAAAATATAGTATGTTTCATTGACAGTGAATTCCTTATCTGCTATAATTCATTAATAGAGCAAAAAGAAAGGAGGGATAACATTGACAATGCAAAAGGAAGA
Coding sequences within:
- the ftsZ gene encoding cell division protein FtsZ, with protein sequence MLEIKINESENAARIIVVGVGGAGNNAVNRMIDENIAGVEFIGINTDKQALQFCKAPTAMQIGEKLTKGLGAGARPEVGEKAAEESSEEISQALKGADMVFVTCGMGGGTGTGAAPVVAKIAKDMGILTVGVVTKPFRFEAKTRMSNALSGIEQLKNSVDTLIVIPNDRLLEIVDRRTTMPDALKKADEVLQQAVQGITDLINVPGLINLDFADVQTVMIDKGIAHIGIGKAKGDDKAIEAVKQAVSSPLLETTIEGASHVIINISGDISLIEANEAASYVQELAGDEANIIFGAMFDENAQDEATITVIATGLDEHGANASVAKAMTGFTSFKTKVPAAGAPAGQQAHAAAPEAAATASAPYTSRPASQGYSTHGYNPAGGSQGYTAPKYNPNQGYSAGGSQNAGQNPTPAPSQPFRPATNKEMQINIPDFLKNKR
- a CDS encoding helix-turn-helix domain-containing protein, with product MNTLGERLNYARKQKGYTQDSLAQTIGVSRGVIFNLEKNKTEPQAIVINAVCQILNINKEWLTDGTGDMESGNQAFQSAKLLEELYDIAKELSEDEQLFLLDTVKALKLRLGKRQ
- a CDS encoding helix-turn-helix domain-containing protein; the protein is MGFSEQLKKARVSMGYTQQQVADALGLTASTYCGYETGKRQPDVAKLKQLARILNTTGSFLLETEPVQNTCRPDPGSGNDLMVSYGRLNERSKKAVDDLVALLLDLQEKSKE